The Pirellulales bacterium genome contains a region encoding:
- a CDS encoding addiction module protein yields MASITSLEFLSIQEKLALMEELWADLSRQPADITTPAWHGGVLAERIAAVQAGQIQFGDWEAAKERLRKRCS; encoded by the coding sequence ATGGCAAGCATCACTTCCCTCGAATTCTTATCGATTCAGGAAAAATTGGCGTTGATGGAAGAACTCTGGGCGGATTTATCCCGCCAGCCCGCGGATATTACCACCCCCGCTTGGCATGGCGGAGTATTGGCAGAGCGCATTGCGGCTGTTCAGGCTGGCCAAATACAATTTGGCGATTGGGAAGCGGCTAAGGAA